The genomic window GATGCACGGGTATTACACAGGTGAATATTGTGAATTTTGTGGTaacaacacattttttattttattgaataatacATATATAAACCTGCATAATGTATCCAATATACTGATGTGAACAAATAATAGCTAAAAGGAAACCAATTATGAATATACAAACAATTAATAGACAAACATGATAGGGAGAAAAATGAACAGTTTAAATATTATACTTTTCAAAGAGTAGTATCAACAACAATGAGATGATGAATAGAGAAgagatgaaattaaaataaatacaaaacaaacacaatttGAGTTTTTCCAAGACAACTTAAAAATGCacgaaaaagaaataaaattgaataagCTACCTATGAATTCAAACAAAAGGTTAAATAGGTTAATTGTTCTTCAAAAGGAATAGTCTCCTTTATgacataatattaaataaatttaatttctcaAAGTATCATAAGGGAAATAataatctataaaaaatttaactaaacATCAAATGATTCATTTGATTCACAACTTATTATGTTCTTCCAATTTATCCCTgaaaattcttctttttttcatctTAACCTTCTTCATAACTCATTGTCCATTTCAAAACGGTTGAAGCGACCCTTCATCTATCAagtcataaaataattaaattgaaagaaaaagttACTCTTATTTGAAGTTAGACAACTTATAAGACACTTATAAATAATGTACTCAATAACCTGTAACAATTACCTCACTTTTTTGCACCAGTAATAGTTGTTCACTCCTTACACTTAGCTAAAACACTCCAAAATTtctgcattatatatgcagaaaaaaaatctgcaataaAAAACAGTCTCCAATGCAGaaactttgttttttcaaacaaaGCATCCAAGTTGAAATCAACAAATACATCGAAAACCACAGATTTATCAAAGAAGAAATAACtccaaattacaaattaacCACTAAATAGAATACATATCTGATCCAAGACTTGAGAAGTTTTCCCAATGCAATGTTGGAATTATGGTGTGAGTAATCCAACACTAAATCCACGAATTTATAGAACGCCAATTgaactatattatatatatatatatatatatatatatatatatatatatatatatatatatatatatatatatatatatatatatatatatatcaattaaaaattaaaaaaaaagagtggaaaattcaaattctaaaaacTTGCATTGGTTGAGATGCAAAAAGAATATGTCTTAGCTATCCAATGTTTCCTACAAATGCAAAACTTCGAGGGAGTCAACAATAATTGAATAATGAAGACTATATCCAAACTTGAATCTCCAATTGTAGGGAAGACATCAATCTAATTGAAGactaaacaaattaataaaacaatttgTACCCTATAagtcaaataaattaaaatcctTTTAGACATTgaaattagtaacaaataaagaaaaatgtcAAAAGGATAAAGCAATATACATCCCAAAAGCAAAGAAACCAGTGAGCAAATGCGGCAAGATATTCATGGACGACAGCGAGATAAATGGGGAGGACCGGTGTCACACATACAATCATATGATATAATAGGTATACTTACTTCATCAAGATAAAATTCAACATAATAAGTTTAATACTTGATTCGACAATAATTAACGTATTTCTCCAAGCTAGTTATTGGATTTGGATCCAATAATGGTGCTATGTgtttaataacaacaacaaaaaaatcatcaataaatataaaacagagTGAGAATGATTAGTTAGAACATATAAAAGAGAGATGAAAGcaataaaaacattttaaacaaCGTAGCGCAAGTTGAGTTTCTCTATTTTGATGATCCATATTGGCAATGAAAACATAAAACACGTGAAACTTCATCTACATAttgatgtgtttttaattaatgatttttatttaatacggGGAAAAAATCGggttttgtataaaaaaatgttaaaaaaatgcagcaacatatttgattttgtagatggaaaaaaagtggtttttgtttttagaaagaaaaataaaacgtaTCAAGTTTAAAAAGAGTGCATTTACATGATGTTGATTACTTGttggttacaaaattatttcaaCATATTTGATATGGTTTAGTGGTaagtatataaataaatataactaaAAGATCATGAGTTCGAATCCTGATAAAACAACTTATCCGGATTCAAAAATCTAATACAATCTAAAAttaagaatcaattttttttttttttttgataataagaATCAATcttttgtcaaagaaaaaaataaaaatcaagaatCAATcttttgtcaaagaaaaaaataaaaatcaagaatCAATCAATACAAACCTAACATAAATCGCAATGGATTTGATTAGATTAGAGATTGAgattttagttatttattactgtaaatattatttttatcggTAGACGAAAGAACCAAAATTTAACGGATTTGATTGTATAAATTTCCAATCAATAAATCTAGGATAAAAAGGAGTACTGGTTAAGTAATAAATACAGTTTAAGAAGTGAAGAAACAAAAAGTTTCtcataaaattttcttatataagTGCAAAGAGTAAGTACAAGTGAAGAAACGAGTAGAGTggataccaatttttttttttaatttagtgcGATTGATTAAAAGCAATGATGCAAGATGAAAGGAACAAGGTGGTAatggaaaatttgaaaaaatcactaTTGTTTCGTATGGTAGCAATCAACCCTAATTCTAGCTCCATCATCAATTCTTCAATCGTCTCCTCTTTCATTGACAATCGTTTTTCACAAGTTTTCAAATCCTTCGACGCCCCCACTCACCCTCCTTATCAGTTGGTATGTAACTCTCTTAATTTCATATAAAGTCagtttatgttattttctaatgTCTTGGAAAGTTAACGAGTTTTATTTAAGGATGAAATGTTTGGAAGAATCGAAGTTTGATTGAAAAATattgtaatattttattaactttcagccaaattttgaattatcaaTATCTTTGACTCTGAAATGGAGGATTAAAACTAAAGATTAACggtagttctatttttcctgcttttatttatttcaattaaattaaataatcttaaaagtttttattttttgggagAATGTAGATGATAAAGAAAGCAATGAAGGAGTTGAACGAAGAATATGGGTCGACTGAGGAAGCAATTTCTGGGTTTATAAGAAGCGAATATGGCGAAGATTTACCATGCGCCCACACAACTATTCTTCATATTCAGTTGAGGAAGCTTTGTATGGCTGGGAAACTTGGCTTTAAGAAGGGGAAATATGTTcttgattttgaaaataatgAGGCTAAGATGACACTAAAAAGttataagaagaagaagatgaagcagACCAGGATTTGATAGAACATGACACTGTCCGATTGAAAACTCAAAAGTtggttaaataaatttcatatatttagttgcttatatattttttggttttcaccggATGCTATTGGACCATTTAATCTAGTTCGAGAGTCAGTTCTATCATAAAATAGTTTTAACTTCTACCGATCGCAGTTGCAAATGATCGAATTAGTTGCAATAGAACTAATTAATTCGTATCATTTAACTTTAATGGacaaaagttaatatgcataagccttttcttatgtatggtgcataagtcattcacagccatcagatgattttacacatgtaataatcataactgaagaactttctatttttgcttgctcaatttcagccacattttacatgcgattcgatcaccgatttcgaaaaataataccggaaacattcataaaatcgaacgacgatcaaaacggtataaagaacgtcgagtttcgttgattattgagggagaacgaaccgggtcgacGAACCGTGTCGTAgtgacccgtttctgcagaaaatgggtgaggaagattatgaacagtgacgcgcgtccacgcccactctcactggcggcgcgtgggggcgcgtgcggtgccaaggagactccaattttttttattatttttacataaaaatagtaaataattttctgagaattttgggaccagtttgatatttttctgagacctggaaccatttttagttaattaaatgaggtaaatatggttttataaatataagatattaataaaattttcccaaaattttatttagggtattttgtattatttggaacggttggggatacctcactctcttcggttttatatcgtcttaaaaatttaaatttatttcacaatttttattaagggttaaatatgtttttggagaacaactctttgaaaccattccacagcaaaaatggtttcataccgttatacactgaaaccattagtctagttaaatggtttcatggcgttatacaccgaaaccattattatagttaaatggttttatatgagcattattgtcaagatgttatacactgaaacaattagtcttgttaattggtttcaagatgttatacactgaaacatttgtctagttaaatggtttgatactattatacactgaaatcattattatagttaaatggttttatatgagcattagtgccaaaatgttatacattgaaaccattagtccttttaattggtttcaagatgttatacactgaaaccatttgtctagttaaatggtttcatactgttatacactgaaaccattattctagttaaatggtttcatagcgttatacactgaaaccattagtcttgttatttggtttcaagatgttatacactaaaaccattagtctagttaaatggtttcatagcgttataccctgaaaccattattttagttaaatggtttcatatgagcattagtgccaagatgttatacactgaaaccattgttattaagtaaaacatcacataaccattttacaaaaccatgctacataaagcaaaaaatcatataaagcaattagggttagtttagttgaaaaaaatttggatagtatgcatgcgatattggattcgatcatatttttattgtaaagaaaaatcgataaaacttaaaattaaattgtatgtttgacaagtatgctttatatatacatgaaccattcgttattatgttgggcttcgagggggtgtatgacgaaaattaattaaaaatggatttttataatatatacttcaaaggaacaaaaattattatttaattggaaacggggggcgcgctagaaatttgggggaggggtgcgctagaagtttggaggagggaaaaaaattgggggcgcgctagaaatctaggggaggaaaaaaaattggggggctcacaagaaatctaggagaaaaaaggaaaaaaaaactggggggtgcgctaagcaaaagggggcgcgcaagtaatggggtagtatatggggggcgcgcgagtaatggattgcctaattttgggcttgggctgacctttggttgacttttggtgtaggaagcaaatatggtgggtgtagaaagcaagtttatgcatggtgcataagtttaggcttatgcaccataaccacacccacTTTAATGCTCATATACACTAGATTGTTATATCTTATTTTGTTGttctattaataataataatgccattattttatttttaagtaaatgttactattattgtaaaaaaaaaagaaaagtaaatgctattttttttcctagtttaatggatattttaaaaagattaAACTTAGATACCTCGGTGTACCTAACCAGTACCTCGGTGTactttgataaaataaaatatttaaaaatttataatataatattgttaaaatataaatgaaactattgtgctattttttgtaaaacttattaaatgaataaatttgattataattaccGATGATAAACTATCCAATTTTTTGTGTATCCGTCACAAATAATTGTcccatgtatattttttaataaaaaattagaaatttgattagaaatattcaggataatttagtaaatttgttagtaattaactttattgtcttattattattattattattattaatagttaatagtatattttttttatgaaaaatattgtttatgcttctatttctatatttctaattttacgcatgttcatttttttatttttttataatttttttattgactattttattctttttttaatagattattgAATTGATCGTATTAATCTGTtttattgctatttttatgagtatatattgttctgttttgttccaatctataatctgtttagtttttatttttaagcatatcatttttttttttgtatttatattattttctttctatatatatatatatatatatatttagcgatttttttttataaggcgaAGAACATCTAGACATCATGCGACAAAACAGACTACATCCTCATCCTATGCCTATAtctctttattatattaaaaaaagataaaatatttacaaaaaaaatgggGGACATAGACCTAACCCAGTGAGTCCAATGACTATAAAACCAATATCCACTGCTAGTTAATCCTAAAAGACAAACTAGAAGTCCTAGAAATTTCAGGCAAATGAACCGACCATCAACACGGAAACGGTTCACGTACCCTctacttataaatatattagtagTAGATATATaaggttaaataaattttggttacttataaatattttgaattttgtttttagtccatataaaaaatttcagcaatttttgttccctcaaatattttctatcataaATTTTGATCCCTACCTTTAATCAACTCTTAtgtactttcacatttttaaatggttttttgtattcatgtttataatattataagaacctCTCTAACAAGAGAGATTCTTATAATATACAAAACATGATCgtggaaagaaaaagaattaaaattttgaatggtATACACAGGTTGATTGAAAAGCAGAGACCCAAAAATCATGACAGGAGATATTTGAAGACCAAAactttatgaaattttttgtagggactaaaacttaaatttgaaatatttatagagatcaagaatatatttaaccctatgTTTTATAGATCCTACAAAATCGTgagtttttatgtttagtcctaaaaaacttttattcatttttagtccctatttgCATTTTATAGAGACTAATTTGAGGGACTAAAAGTATTCAATTCTTTtaaagaaattcaaaataggAACTATTATTAGAAACTGCAATATTATGGAGGACTAAAATtaccattaaaatttaatagggactaaaattatcattaaaatttaaCCCTATTTGTAATATCAGCGGGCAAAATGCTCGAAATTCAAATAATGACATTAGCAGAGGCACATCCTGTAACATTCTGGATTTTCATACATTATTTAACGAAATATTAAGCAAAGGACGAATCTTTTTTTTAGGAACACAATAACCTTATATTACTAAATATTAAACATTATTATAATAGATCtctcaaaattaataatttagtaTAATAATTACAACAGATTGAACTATTATTTAACTCAAAATAAGATTCTAAAACAAGActcttagagcatccacaatggagcactctatttttgagtacttaaatggtcccacatagacacatcatcaatttattatttttttaataatagtacctaataggtactcaacccctccaatggagcatttattaaaaagttctaaaatgggtcccatcaataactccacatcattaaaatttgaaatttaatttaaaataatattgccaaattaatttttttgaatatattaaataaagtgggtcccataataagaagagagagagagttcttatattagaagtggtacctattaggtactaaaatgtgttgtgctccaatggtagtacctaataagtaccatgagtacctaataggtactacaccattggagatggtcttagtCTTTTACTATCCAAACACTCAATCTATATTTTCAACATTACTCatgaaatacaaaaatatatctaTATTTTCCATATACTACtatatatcttctttttttgataatccATATACTATTACAgtatatcttaaaaaaaaatattttatttattcaaaaagtgtTCAAAATTTGCACACCAGTCGATCTTTCCTGGACCTTATTTATAACCTCTCTGCATTTTCACTAAATTTCCACattcaaataaaaaaccactctctctctctctctctctctctctctctctctctctctctctctctctctctctctctctctctctctctctctctctctctctctctctcattgtTACAATTCAATCGGTTCATGGCACCACTAAATACATGGAAAACGATTCCCCTTCATCACAATTGAATGGCAGTTGGAAACGGTAAAAGCTTTCATTCTATCATAGTTCATTATTTTCTATTGATTCAGCtactatatttctttttatcagaaaaaaaaaaaaccacaggatgattatatatattattttgctTACCTATATTTTCTTGgttatttatttcaataatattatatatctaTATTTATTGTGTCTTTGTTTTTTCGAATGCTAACAATTATTTTGTCTTGAATTAAGATATGGGGAACATGATGAAGATATAGATTTTTTGAATGTGTCCAAAGTGCAAAGTCATTTGCAACTACAATATTTGTAAGTAAGTTGTGGCCggttttaatgtgtttttattatttttttgttgtggtTTTTATTTTGTACAATTTTGTGTTAAAGTAATAcacaaataagaaaatttaagaaTCTTGAAATGAACCCTTGCGAtgaaaagaagatgaagtacttCAAGATTGTtactaacaataattttacatattcaaaaaaaaatgtacattaagtcaaaaaaaaaaaagtacatagTTGTCCACTTCAAGAGAATTTAATATTTGATTGTTgtagtaaataaaaattaacaaaaattttAGTCAAACGAAAATAGTAAATGTTTTTGTAAAGTAACGAGAGCCTAATATTTTAGGTGTTTGTTTCTTATCAAAGAAGAACCAGCATGGAGCAATGACATGTCACAACATCTAGTGACGGTCTAGTTTTTACTTTTCGTTGGGATAGAAACAGAAATGTTTATGAAATGTATCGTCATAGAAAAGGTGAGATCCAAACTTTATTCATCGGTGAAGATTGGGACACATTTATAACTAAGATAGTCACCTCATTTTTCATGAAAATAAGAGCCATCTGAGTCGGTACTTTGGAAGAAAAAACCTTGAAAGAATTAGGATGGGAGAAGGAGCACCAAACTCTATATGTTCCATTTGCCTTGAAAAGCTTATATATATGACCCAACTAGAACCTCATCGAGACAAATGGAACATATAGAGTCTGATACTCCTTCATCAATTCTAATTCTTTCaagattttttctttcaaagtaCCGACTctgattgttgttgttttcaTGAAAAATGAGGGCACCATCTAGATTGTAAATATCTCAATCTTCACTTATGAATAAAGGAGGTTGGTTCTCACTTTTCTATGTGGATACATTTCATAAACATTTCTGTTTTTATTCCAACGAAAAGTCAAAATTATTCCATCATTAGATGTTGCGACTCATTGTTGCTCAATTATGGTTCTTTCTCGAAGTGATACTTGCACTAAGATAAGAGGATTAAGCAAGAAAAAATGTATTAACGcaagaaaacaagaaagaaaTGATAATGTAGTGGCACATAAACAGCCCAATTAGCCCTTTTGGAGCCAACTAAATTTGGCTTGAGGATATACCTTACCAAAGCTGCTGACATTGTATCTGATTCTTACTTTAATCAGttgaattttgaattaatttttttttatcacgtgtaaatttgcacatgttaagaagtttGAAATAGTAAATTTATATTGagacttgttcattttatattaaaaaatgtaatcttttggtaaataattgttgtttttcaataaaaaagttactacaatttaattgttttaacatgtgcaatattgtaCATGTTaaacaaactctaaaaaaacatcaaacaaaGACAAActcttgattgttttttatttcttttcatttaaatccaataaaaaataatatgaacaacaattcttttttaataagtaaacatatgattaaaaaaaatgacaataaaatataaaaaatataaataaatacttaaaactctaacatcaattgataatacttaatcctaatttgaataacaaataatgttgttcttccgtatatggacctgcaaataaagatttataactcaaaattagtacaattttctgattgtagaattaaacttgaatattttatccactcaTCTGTTCCCAATCCAGATGTTATTTATCCCTCGTAGTCATCTTCATCAGTCTCTGCAAGAAtccaaatagtaaataaaagttacaaagatagatgaataatattttggcttcttaaaaagaagtttacaatttctaccaaaaaaaaagtttacaaaatattattgactttagagaagaaaatgatttctcttttttatgttgaatcCTCTTATTGTAGCCTAACACAAGTAAACAAAATACctgcaaagaaaaacaaataaaatttagatttcattccacttgagagcaacaaaaattatattgaacaaataaataagaaataaccaacaatagcaatagattttttatttaaaaaaaacaaccaacaatagcaatagatagaaaaaaaagtagtgattatgtcaaaaaaaaaaaaagaagagtagtgaaggtgagaagagaagagaaaatagagaagggCGCTGAGACACTCAATGACCCTCACTCTTACATGTTGAcccgtatatatagaaactatagtagatttttggtccttaatttttgaaatttccatccatttcagcattgatttaatttaatcaatatatattccaaaaatgagttggtcaataataaaaaatttccatacgtaaaatttcaattgtatcaaaatattaatatatagacatttgttcataaaacctgattgagcaatttctataaaaaaaactcttgtgggatatataaaaaaaatatattacataaaaaaactccattgtttggtatatataaaatttcatatataatactttcacaaaaaaaaaattcatgtataatattatgtattatattaatatatatatatatatatattaatatatatatatatatatatatatatatatatatatatatatatatattaatgagatataattatttatatttgaatttgagttatttccttttaattttttttaataggtgcattaaatacgatttataaacaataattgaaaaatgattgaattttcaaattagccaaaaaatttaagtaaaatgatatcatcatgtattagagaaattgcaaaggccttcatagttagccgcgtaggaattggagaaatattagaatgccacataagacatgAATCAATGAAATGATGCCACATAAAAATAAgactatgagagagaaactcataaacatataaataatagatttgcttataaaaaaaatatatatgtataagtCATCATTATTTTCATTATGTTTGTTGATTAGGGCAAAAAGAAGGCTCGGTCTAGGGTGGGGAAATGGGATAGGTCTCCCATGGTAGGAGACTTATTTTTACCCTTAGATTAAGAAGGTTTACAATAGACTCTAATAAAGTTCCCACATAATAGTTTTTTCTCTTTCACCTTTCTTCTCTCAACCCCTTTCCTTGTTTCTGCAACAACACCAAATTTTAATGGAGCACACAACCTCTCAAATATTAAGTGAATTTTAAGCAAACTTTGGGTGAATATATGATTAAAGATTGTGTTAAATAAGTTTCAAAATaatcgtttttttatttttcccaatttttttaCTCAGTTTGTCATTGTTATGTTTTCAACCTTAAATTTAGTCCCCTGGCTTCaataaaaacagaaatttgTAGAAGGTTATTGTTGCATCTCAATCAATTTTGCAGAAAATCGTTGCAGATTTATCCGGGTCGTTGCAAAAGAAAAATTCCTCTGTCTGTAATCTTTGTGCTTTTGATATTGAAGAGTAACTATGGTGGATTGGTGGAGGAGAATACACAGACAACAAAGTGTTTGTTtgttacagtaaaaaaaaaaagtaaatgatATGGTACATGCAGGAGTACGGTGCACatgcaaaaaaattgataacCCACCGTGGGAGACCTATCCCACTTCCCCACCCTAGACCGAGCCCAAAAAGATTACCGGAATTCTAATTAGTGCAAGGGATTTAAAGATTATTAACTGATTGTGATTGAATACATATGTCACTCCTTTCGCTAATTATCCTTCACTTTTTGTAGACTTTAACCCTTTTTAtgtttcgtcaaaaaaaaaaggacttagttattaaaacaaaaagaaaacatcacAATTTGGTAAATAATGAGGAGGCAAAAGGAATAAGTAAATAAACCCTTGGTTATATCTATCACAAATCTGATGAGGCAAAGGTTAATAATTTAAAGTACCAAATACAAAATAAGATGAAGAAATTGTTACACCATTTGGTAATATattctaaaatttaaaattgttaaaCACGACTTGGTGGAGCAGGAGAATCAGAAGAGCCTTTGCTCGGTGCTGATGGTGGAACAGGGCCTTTTGGCAGcattccaaaatataaatttgttggATGATGTAGTGGAGGTGGAGAGGCAGAAATTCCTCCGCTAGGTCCTGATGGCGGAACTGACCCTTTTGGCAGCATTCCAAAATTCAAGTTTGTTGGATGGTGTAGTGGAGGTGGAGAGGCAGAAATTCCTCCGCTAGGTCTTGATGGCGGAACTGGCCCTTTTGGCAGcattccaaaatataaattttttggaTGATGTAGTGGAGGTGGAGAGGCAGAAATTCCTCCGCTAGGTCCCGATGGCGGAACTGGCCCTTTTGGCAGCattccaaaattcaaatttgcgGAATGATGTGGTGGAGGTGGAGAATTAGAAGAGCCTCTACTAGGTCCTGAAGGCGGAACAGGCCCTTTTGGGGGCATTCCAAATTTCAAATCAGCCACGACaagagacaaaaataaaaaagacataGTAACGACCAAATAAACCTTTAAAATTTCCATCTTTCTTCTCTGAAATTTTGGTCTGGAAAAACAAAGTATATTTGAGATTTAGGTTTGGcaaaacaacatataaataaGGACAACAATAAATAAGGACAACTAATATGagattttggcaaaaaaaatcttgatgattttatgagattttgttggactatattgattttgttagattttaaagactttttttacaagacttttttacaatcaagatttttaatacatgatttgattggattttgagagatttttttcaaaagactttttacaataagatttcataatactttatatattatgaaagttttgtatatttggaaaattttaaaagaatcaataaattttaataaaagaaattatatttttttggaatgcaaatatttaaacaagaaaataaaaataaaaaatccttactttttttttttacatatatgtttctaatcaccaataaaaagaTCACCACCAACACcaataaaaaatccaaaatttttCAGCTTTTAAATAGAtggaacaataaaaaaata from Trifolium pratense cultivar HEN17-A07 linkage group LG1, ARS_RC_1.1, whole genome shotgun sequence includes these protein-coding regions:
- the LOC123891667 gene encoding proline-rich protein 2-like, yielding MSFLFLSLVVADLKFGMPPKGPVPPSGPSRGSSNSPPPPHHSANLNFGMLPKGPVPPSGPSGGISASPPPLHHPKNLYFGMLPKGPVPPSRPSGGISASPPPLHHPTNLNFGMLPKGSVPPSGPSGGISASPPPLHHPTNLYFGMLPKGPVPPSAPSKGSSDSPAPPSRV